One part of the Tenacibaculum sp. 190130A14a genome encodes these proteins:
- a CDS encoding TonB-dependent receptor — protein sequence MKKLLLFVFCLTSIWGYAQDNSSLKGRILDENNLPLPGATILVPSLKIGISSDFNGYYELIDLPKGNHKITITFIGYQDIEESISFNAGTTIKNFSLLPKTDELAEVIIKGSIGKGQAKALNQQKNKNNITNIISADQVGKFPDANIGDALKRVPGISMQNDQGEARDIIIRGLAPQLNSVTLNGDRIPSAEGDNRRVQMDLIPSDMIQTIEVNKAVTPDMEGDAIGGSVNLITRSAPSTFRAFLTGSYGQNPVRNTPNYNFSGLVTNRAFNKKLGYVINASYNSNEYGSDNVEFEWENDNGNSYLGEHDIRRYDVKRNRMSIATNLDLNLDENNTLFFKSMYNQRKDFENRYRVRFRKIDAPDASGISKAEVRRQTKGGINNSTNDNTRLEKQSVYKLSIGGEHLLFGNVKLIWKTGISRAQEERPNERYIRFENDDIEVRQDFSRAKFPTLIPTNNDFNDPNKFVYDEVTEEKRFTRERKMSSKIDLIIPVNTTGTYKNNLKFGFKHKYKEKLRDNNFFEYDLESQFPTMNLTTTADYTVNGYLAGDNYKSGLFTSREFLGSLNLINGEAVLDEYVPGNYDADENIYAFYGMLNQKLGENLSIIAGIRAEKTTIDYNGFDLKIEEEEVTTTSGSNSNINWLPNLHAKYKINNNTLLRAAWTNTIARPNYFDLVPYRNINSDDLEAEYGNSSLNPTESMNFDVMFEHYFSNVGIISAGVFYKDIDQFIYNSISRESITIGGNTEIYDVTRPFNGGTAEVYGFEISVQRKLNFLPGFLRNLTIYGNYTFTDSKTDGIVGRENGLPLAGAVKNMFNGSLAYETAKLSIRTSLNFADDYIFEYGKDTFTDAFYDQQLFLDINAAYNITKNLRIYAEAKNLTNQELRFYQGSKNQTRQAEFYDYNWNLGIKYNF from the coding sequence ATGAAAAAACTACTACTATTTGTTTTTTGTCTTACAAGCATATGGGGGTATGCACAAGACAATTCAAGTTTAAAAGGAAGAATACTAGATGAAAACAATTTACCATTACCTGGAGCAACTATACTAGTTCCTTCACTTAAAATTGGGATTTCAAGTGATTTTAATGGTTACTATGAACTTATTGATTTACCCAAAGGAAACCATAAGATAACCATTACTTTTATTGGATATCAAGACATTGAAGAAAGCATCTCTTTCAACGCAGGAACAACTATCAAAAATTTCTCTTTACTACCTAAAACAGATGAGCTTGCTGAAGTTATTATCAAAGGAAGTATTGGTAAAGGACAAGCAAAAGCTTTAAACCAGCAGAAAAACAAAAACAATATTACCAATATCATTTCAGCTGACCAAGTAGGAAAGTTTCCAGACGCAAATATTGGAGATGCTTTAAAGCGTGTACCTGGAATTTCTATGCAAAATGATCAAGGGGAAGCAAGAGATATTATTATTCGTGGGTTGGCACCACAGTTAAACTCAGTTACCTTAAATGGCGATAGAATTCCATCTGCTGAAGGAGATAACCGACGTGTACAAATGGATTTAATTCCATCTGATATGATTCAAACAATTGAGGTAAACAAAGCGGTAACTCCAGATATGGAAGGAGACGCTATTGGTGGTTCTGTTAACTTAATTACTCGATCAGCTCCAAGTACTTTTAGAGCCTTTTTAACAGGGTCTTACGGACAAAATCCTGTAAGAAACACTCCTAACTATAATTTCTCAGGTTTAGTTACTAATAGAGCTTTTAACAAAAAGCTAGGCTATGTAATCAATGCTTCTTATAACTCTAATGAATACGGTTCTGACAATGTAGAATTTGAATGGGAAAACGACAACGGAAACTCTTATCTAGGAGAACACGATATTCGAAGATATGATGTTAAAAGAAACCGTATGAGTATTGCCACAAATCTTGATTTGAACTTAGATGAAAACAATACACTCTTTTTCAAATCTATGTACAACCAAAGAAAAGACTTTGAAAACCGTTATAGAGTACGTTTTAGAAAGATTGATGCTCCTGATGCCAGTGGAATATCTAAAGCTGAAGTCCGTCGTCAAACCAAAGGAGGAATTAATAATAGTACAAATGATAACACTCGACTTGAAAAGCAAAGTGTTTATAAACTATCTATTGGAGGAGAACATTTACTTTTTGGAAATGTAAAACTCATATGGAAAACAGGAATTTCTAGAGCACAAGAAGAACGTCCGAATGAACGTTATATACGTTTTGAAAATGACGACATTGAAGTTCGACAAGATTTTTCAAGAGCAAAGTTCCCAACTTTAATCCCTACAAACAACGATTTCAACGATCCCAATAAATTTGTATATGATGAAGTTACAGAAGAAAAACGTTTTACACGAGAACGTAAAATGAGTTCTAAAATAGATCTTATTATTCCAGTAAATACTACAGGTACTTATAAGAACAATTTAAAATTTGGATTCAAGCACAAGTACAAAGAAAAATTAAGAGATAATAATTTCTTTGAATATGATTTGGAAAGCCAATTCCCTACAATGAACCTTACAACTACAGCCGATTATACTGTTAATGGTTACTTAGCAGGAGATAATTATAAGTCAGGTTTATTTACTTCAAGAGAATTTTTAGGAAGTTTAAACTTAATAAATGGAGAAGCTGTTTTAGATGAATACGTTCCTGGAAACTACGATGCAGATGAAAACATTTACGCTTTTTACGGAATGTTAAATCAAAAATTAGGAGAAAATCTTTCTATCATTGCAGGGATTAGAGCTGAAAAAACTACTATTGATTATAACGGATTTGATTTAAAAATTGAAGAAGAAGAAGTTACTACTACTTCTGGAAGCAACTCTAACATTAACTGGTTGCCTAACTTACATGCAAAGTATAAAATTAATAACAATACACTTCTTAGAGCCGCTTGGACCAATACTATTGCTAGACCAAACTATTTTGATTTAGTTCCTTATAGAAACATCAATAGTGATGATTTAGAGGCCGAATATGGAAACTCTAGTTTAAACCCAACTGAATCGATGAATTTTGATGTAATGTTTGAACATTACTTTAGTAACGTGGGAATTATATCAGCAGGGGTTTTCTATAAAGATATCGATCAATTTATTTATAATTCTATTTCCAGAGAATCTATTACTATAGGTGGCAACACAGAAATATACGACGTTACAAGACCTTTTAATGGAGGAACAGCTGAAGTATATGGTTTTGAAATCTCTGTACAACGCAAATTAAACTTCTTACCAGGATTCTTAAGAAATTTAACCATCTATGGAAACTATACATTTACCGATTCTAAAACAGATGGTATTGTAGGTAGAGAAAATGGATTACCTCTAGCGGGAGCAGTAAAAAACATGTTTAATGGTTCTTTAGCTTACGAAACAGCAAAACTATCTATTAGAACATCTTTGAACTTTGCCGATGATTATATTTTCGAATATGGAAAAGATACATTTACAGATGCATTCTATGATCAACAATTATTTTTAGATATCAACGCAGCTTATAACATTACTAAGAACTTACGTATTTACGCAGAAGCTAAAAATCTAACTAATCAAGAACTACGTTTTTATCAAGGAAGTAAGAATCAAACAAGACAAGCAGAGTTTTATGATTACAACTGGAATCTTGGAATAAAATACAATTTTTAA
- a CDS encoding TfoX/Sxy family protein, whose translation MAYNEFLSDRIAQYFKEHHVSFYEKKMFGGLCFMVDDKMCVGVNKDEVMVRINPEFYEEVLTKKGCKEMNFTGRPMKGFVFLTEEATDLDEDLFEWLALALAYNPFAKSSKKKASK comes from the coding sequence ATGGCATACAATGAATTTTTATCAGATAGAATAGCGCAATATTTTAAAGAGCATCATGTGTCTTTTTATGAAAAGAAAATGTTTGGAGGTTTATGTTTTATGGTAGATGATAAAATGTGTGTAGGAGTAAATAAGGATGAGGTTATGGTAAGAATTAACCCTGAATTTTATGAAGAAGTACTCACAAAGAAAGGTTGTAAAGAAATGAATTTTACAGGAAGACCTATGAAAGGTTTTGTGTTTTTGACCGAGGAAGCAACAGATTTAGATGAAGATTTGTTTGAATGGTTAGCGTTGGCTTTAGCTTATAATCCATTTGCAAAATCGAGTAAAAAGAAAGCCTCCAAATAA